One genomic window of Moorella glycerini includes the following:
- a CDS encoding sensor histidine kinase, which translates to MISKSITTKLWLLLVSLVVVSLLAIGLSLHQLLGNYYYRQQVEDMLATGEMLAQSLAGADAGNLAGQAEILSKAAGTGVMIIDRRGLIISCSSDAGTGMGMGMGMRMGPGWSHGLHQHGDWPAAGMHLDGDEIRQVLAGNTVIKRGYQDIFNTRMLIVAVPVKAAGGVDGAVILFAPEASLSAAIAAVDRLILSSGVGAVLLATLLAFFAARRVTRSLKQMSLAARQMARGDFSGRVPVTSEDELGQLAGSFNFLAEELARTVAALSREKEKLDRVVRGMTDGVLAFAPDGRVLFANPQAEKLLGLSLPPGSVLPAELLAPFRAAAEGEGAAGEIRWRQQIFAVRAAPLQGEEPGRQAAVAIIQDITAQKQLEQLRREFLASVSHDLRTPLSFIQGYAEALADGLAAGEKERQEYTNIILAEAGRLRRLVDDLFDLNKMAAGQLSLEMADVDAGELLAGVARKYRPLLAEHKLELAVEIPPSLPGIRADAGRLEQIMANLLDNARHHTPPGGRIRITAGRAGNEIKVSVADTGSGIPPEDLPYIWERFYKVDKSRSRRDGGSGLGLAIVKSLVEAHGGRVEVESQLGEGSTFSFYLPLHIDSENC; encoded by the coding sequence ATGATCAGCAAAAGTATTACTACCAAGCTGTGGTTGCTCCTGGTTTCCCTGGTGGTGGTCAGCCTGCTGGCCATTGGCCTTTCCCTGCACCAGTTGCTGGGTAATTACTATTACCGGCAGCAGGTGGAAGATATGCTGGCCACAGGGGAGATGCTGGCCCAGAGCCTGGCCGGGGCTGATGCCGGCAACCTGGCCGGCCAGGCGGAGATCCTCAGTAAAGCAGCCGGCACCGGGGTGATGATCATTGACCGCCGGGGCCTGATAATTTCCTGCAGCAGTGATGCCGGGACAGGCATGGGTATGGGCATGGGTATGAGGATGGGCCCTGGCTGGAGTCATGGCCTGCACCAGCATGGCGACTGGCCGGCAGCCGGCATGCACCTGGACGGCGACGAAATCCGGCAGGTGCTGGCCGGGAATACGGTTATCAAGCGGGGTTACCAGGACATCTTTAATACCAGGATGTTGATCGTGGCCGTGCCTGTCAAGGCCGCCGGGGGTGTTGACGGGGCGGTTATCCTGTTTGCCCCTGAGGCTTCTTTGAGTGCAGCCATAGCGGCAGTAGACCGCCTGATCCTTTCTTCCGGCGTGGGGGCGGTACTGCTGGCCACCTTGCTGGCCTTTTTTGCTGCCCGCCGGGTAACCAGGTCCTTGAAGCAGATGAGCCTGGCGGCCCGGCAGATGGCCCGGGGCGATTTCAGCGGCCGGGTGCCGGTAACTTCCGAGGATGAACTGGGCCAGCTGGCCGGCAGCTTTAATTTTCTGGCCGAGGAACTGGCCCGGACCGTAGCCGCCCTGTCCCGGGAAAAGGAAAAGCTCGACCGGGTGGTCAGGGGGATGACTGACGGCGTCCTGGCCTTTGCACCTGACGGGCGGGTTCTTTTTGCCAATCCCCAGGCGGAAAAGCTCCTGGGGCTATCCCTGCCACCGGGGTCGGTGTTGCCGGCAGAGTTGCTGGCACCCTTCCGGGCAGCCGCAGAAGGCGAAGGTGCTGCGGGAGAAATCAGGTGGCGGCAGCAAATCTTTGCCGTCCGGGCCGCGCCCCTGCAGGGGGAGGAGCCTGGCAGACAGGCGGCCGTGGCTATTATCCAGGATATAACCGCCCAAAAACAACTGGAGCAACTGCGCCGGGAATTCCTGGCCAGCGTATCCCACGACCTGCGGACGCCCTTAAGCTTTATCCAGGGTTATGCCGAGGCCCTGGCGGACGGCCTGGCCGCCGGGGAAAAGGAGCGCCAGGAGTATACCAATATTATCCTGGCCGAAGCCGGCCGCTTGCGGCGCCTGGTGGATGACCTTTTTGATTTGAATAAAATGGCGGCCGGCCAATTATCCCTGGAAATGGCCGATGTTGATGCCGGGGAATTGCTGGCCGGGGTGGCCCGGAAATACCGGCCCCTGCTGGCGGAGCACAAGCTGGAACTGGCAGTAGAAATACCGCCTTCTTTACCGGGGATCCGGGCCGACGCCGGGCGCCTGGAACAAATCATGGCCAATCTCCTGGACAACGCCCGGCACCATACGCCGCCGGGGGGCAGGATCAGGATAACAGCCGGCCGGGCGGGCAATGAAATTAAGGTCAGCGTGGCTGACACAGGCAGCGGCATTCCTCCGGAAGATCTACCTTATATCTGGGAACGTTTTTATAAGGTGGACAAGTCCCGTTCCCGCCGGGACGGGGGCAGCGGCCTGGGCCTGGCCATAGTCAAGAGCCTGGTGGAAGCCCACGGCGGCCGGGTGGAGGTAGAAAGCCAGCTGGGTGAGGGGAGTACCTTCAGTTTCTATCTGCCCCTGCATATTGACAGCGAAAACTGCTGA
- a CDS encoding ABC transporter permease, with product MLSKIAAGEGRHGETNKGRTAFNWLKAQETGLVIPLVLLILLIGFINPAFYSYENIINIFRNTAFTFIVAVAMTFVLIAAGLDLSVGSVIALGGVVTGLALKADIPVPVAMLLGILLGIGIGVINGTIIIKFGIPPLIVTLGMLYMARGAVLVLTQGAPVYPLPKAFNAIGQGDLAGIPNVILIAAVIGIVAHIILTRTTYGRAVYAVGGNSETARLSGINVNKINLSVYVLTGAASALTGMLMAGRLASAQANAGAGWELQVIAAVIIGGTSMFGGSGSILGTLLGAFFMNVVATGMILMRISAYWQDLVIGAIIVLAVGIDQYRRRKTGLQ from the coding sequence ATGCTGTCTAAAATTGCGGCCGGAGAAGGCCGGCATGGGGAAACGAATAAAGGGAGAACGGCTTTTAACTGGCTTAAAGCCCAGGAAACAGGGCTTGTAATCCCTCTGGTCCTCTTAATTTTGCTCATTGGCTTTATTAACCCGGCTTTTTACAGCTACGAAAACATTATCAATATCTTCCGCAACACGGCCTTTACTTTTATTGTTGCCGTAGCCATGACCTTTGTCCTGATTGCCGCCGGTCTGGACCTGTCAGTAGGTTCGGTGATCGCCCTGGGTGGGGTGGTTACCGGCCTGGCTTTAAAGGCGGATATCCCCGTACCTGTAGCCATGTTGCTGGGCATATTACTGGGCATAGGTATAGGTGTAATTAATGGTACGATAATTATCAAATTTGGCATCCCTCCTTTGATTGTTACCCTGGGCATGCTATATATGGCCAGGGGGGCGGTGCTGGTATTAACCCAGGGCGCCCCAGTTTATCCCCTCCCTAAAGCCTTCAACGCTATCGGTCAGGGAGACCTGGCGGGCATCCCCAATGTCATCCTGATTGCAGCCGTCATTGGCATAGTGGCCCACATCATCCTGACACGGACTACTTACGGCCGGGCTGTCTACGCTGTTGGCGGTAATTCTGAAACAGCCCGCCTGTCGGGTATCAACGTCAACAAGATCAACCTGTCGGTATACGTCCTTACCGGTGCTGCCAGCGCTCTGACGGGGATGCTGATGGCCGGGCGCCTGGCCTCGGCCCAGGCCAACGCCGGTGCCGGCTGGGAACTGCAGGTCATCGCAGCGGTAATTATCGGCGGCACCAGTATGTTCGGCGGTTCGGGGTCAATTTTAGGCACCTTACTGGGCGCCTTCTTCATGAATGTGGTAGCCACCGGCATGATTTTAATGCGAATTTCTGCGTACTGGCAGGACCTGGTTATCGGGGCTATTATCGTCCTGGCTGTTGGTATCGACCAGTACCGGCGGCGGAAAACAGGATTACAATAA
- a CDS encoding uroporphyrinogen decarboxylase family protein, protein MAELTPRERVRLALQHQEPDRVPIDNGGFVSGMHEVAYKKLLAYLGLEKEITITDPVQRLADVDEEVLNRLHVDTRYLFARAGSNWEYREEENGYWYDEWGVLHQRTGYYADSVGHPLAGMSLEEIRSYKFPDPQDPARFAGLKEKAKELYETTDYALVGGTIGALYCPAWDLRGYEQFMYDTAADPKLANYLLDKLLDWWMAFYEGYLEAIGEYIEYLWTGDDWGQQAGPLISPASFRETVKPRFAKLHEFIKSKTGAKIAYHSCGSVYWALGDFADMGVDIVHPLQPSAAEMDDSERIKKNFGDRLSFHGGTNNQGVFHLDKDLVIADARRRIQALAPGGGYIFSSGHNIQPNCPPENILALFDTGYKYGRYPIR, encoded by the coding sequence ATGGCTGAATTAACACCCCGGGAAAGGGTTAGGCTGGCCCTCCAACACCAGGAACCCGACCGTGTACCTATTGATAACGGCGGTTTTGTTTCCGGAATGCACGAAGTTGCCTATAAGAAACTGCTGGCCTACCTTGGCCTGGAGAAGGAAATTACAATTACTGATCCGGTGCAGCGGTTAGCCGACGTGGATGAGGAAGTATTAAATAGATTACATGTAGATACGCGTTACCTTTTTGCCAGAGCAGGTTCTAACTGGGAATATCGGGAAGAAGAAAATGGTTACTGGTATGATGAATGGGGGGTATTACACCAGCGTACTGGTTATTATGCCGATTCCGTCGGTCATCCCCTGGCAGGAATGAGCCTGGAAGAAATTAGAAGTTATAAATTTCCTGATCCCCAGGACCCGGCACGGTTTGCCGGATTAAAAGAAAAGGCAAAGGAACTTTACGAAACGACAGATTATGCTTTAGTGGGTGGAACAATTGGCGCTTTATATTGCCCGGCCTGGGACCTGCGGGGATACGAACAGTTCATGTATGATACTGCTGCGGACCCCAAACTGGCCAACTATTTGCTTGACAAGCTATTAGACTGGTGGATGGCATTTTATGAAGGATATTTAGAAGCTATTGGTGAATATATTGAATACCTGTGGACGGGGGATGACTGGGGGCAACAAGCAGGACCACTAATTAGCCCGGCAAGTTTTCGTGAGACGGTAAAACCCCGTTTTGCCAAGCTCCACGAATTTATCAAATCTAAGACCGGAGCTAAAATTGCTTATCATAGCTGCGGTTCAGTTTACTGGGCTTTAGGGGATTTTGCCGATATGGGCGTTGATATTGTCCATCCCCTGCAACCTTCGGCAGCCGAGATGGATGATTCGGAACGGATTAAGAAAAATTTTGGGGATCGTTTAAGCTTTCATGGCGGTACCAATAACCAGGGAGTTTTTCACCTGGATAAAGATTTAGTGATTGCTGATGCCAGGCGGCGTATTCAGGCCCTGGCCCCGGGTGGCGGGTATATTTTTTCATCCGGCCATAATATCCAACCTAACTGTCCACCTGAAAATATCCTGGCCCTTTTTGATACTGGCTATAAATATGGGCGTTATCCTATAAGATAA
- a CDS encoding tetratricopeptide repeat protein — MGMMTSLRRLSKKRPVLGILFVVVLSIGLIGSYAIFASPKAPVVPQETREPAADAAQQAEALQKAAQEQISQLETEISNLQKELQAKPNDVATILKLGDNQYHLGTIYLFVNSDQAKATASFKAAVNSYQQVLKLNPQEKGINLRLAGAALYAGDEKLAEDNFQAAIKADPGDNNARITYGMYLASMKGDLQGAIDQWQEILKHNPDKELADQVQEMIKQAEAAKQKASEPGGGQSRKTEEQQAGK; from the coding sequence ATGGGCATGATGACTTCCCTGCGCCGGCTGAGCAAAAAGCGGCCGGTCCTGGGAATTTTATTTGTGGTGGTCTTGAGTATCGGGTTAATCGGCAGCTATGCCATATTTGCTTCGCCGAAGGCGCCGGTGGTCCCCCAGGAGACCCGGGAGCCGGCAGCGGATGCCGCCCAGCAGGCTGAGGCCCTGCAAAAGGCGGCCCAGGAGCAAATCAGCCAGCTGGAAACGGAAATCAGTAACTTGCAAAAAGAGCTACAGGCCAAACCCAACGATGTGGCCACAATACTGAAACTAGGTGACAACCAGTACCACCTGGGAACCATATATCTCTTTGTTAACAGCGACCAGGCCAAAGCAACCGCAAGTTTCAAGGCGGCAGTAAACAGCTACCAGCAGGTGCTTAAACTTAATCCCCAGGAGAAGGGTATCAATTTGCGCCTGGCCGGAGCGGCCCTGTACGCTGGTGATGAGAAGCTGGCCGAAGATAACTTCCAGGCGGCCATTAAGGCCGACCCAGGGGATAATAATGCCCGTATAACCTACGGTATGTACCTGGCATCCATGAAAGGCGACTTGCAGGGCGCTATTGACCAGTGGCAGGAAATTTTAAAGCATAATCCGGATAAAGAACTGGCCGACCAGGTCCAGGAAATGATCAAGCAGGCGGAAGCAGCCAAACAAAAGGCAAGCGAGCCTGGAGGCGGCCAATCCCGAAAAACTGAAGAGCAGCAGGCAGGGAAGTAG
- a CDS encoding sugar ABC transporter ATP-binding protein — MGAAALLEMKNISKKFYGVTALDNVDLDLRQGEILGLVGENGAGKSTLMKILSGAYPAGTYEGEIYLDGQLRAFQNKHQSEAAGIEMIYQEISLHLDLTVAENIFLGRLPAKKNFWVDWNRVYQEARLALEMVNLKVDVRKPVRSLSTSQQQLVAIAKALVRRPKILVLDEPTSALTEAEAKNLLELLLKLKTEGVSCIYISHKLDEVFAIADRITVLRDGRTIATYERQAVDPERVVEDMVGRKITNMYPKVEVTPGPEALRVEHLTVPHPLAAQKNIIEDVSFAVRKGEILGLAGLVGSGRSELVNAIFGALPTRGEPAIYLEGRPVKIKNPFHAIQLGLGLVSEDRRRSGFVGTMNIRQNISLASLGKISRRGFIIPSKEMKEVGRLVRQLQIKAPSAEKSILALSGGNQQKVVLAKWLMRDVKVLFLDEPTRGIDVGAKVEIYNLITTLARNGVAIIMISSELPELLSMCDRFLVLAKGKIQDEFWRHEASQERVMRAATGLLA, encoded by the coding sequence ATGGGAGCAGCTGCGCTTCTGGAAATGAAAAATATCAGCAAAAAGTTTTATGGGGTTACGGCCCTGGATAATGTTGACCTGGACCTGCGCCAGGGGGAAATCCTGGGCCTGGTAGGCGAAAATGGCGCCGGGAAATCGACTTTGATGAAGATATTAAGTGGCGCCTACCCTGCGGGTACTTACGAGGGAGAAATCTACCTCGACGGGCAATTGCGGGCCTTTCAAAATAAGCACCAGTCGGAAGCAGCCGGCATCGAAATGATCTACCAGGAAATCAGCCTGCACCTGGACCTAACTGTAGCCGAAAATATTTTTTTAGGCCGGTTGCCGGCGAAAAAGAACTTCTGGGTAGATTGGAACCGGGTTTACCAGGAGGCCCGGTTGGCCCTGGAAATGGTTAATCTAAAAGTTGATGTACGGAAGCCAGTCCGTAGTTTAAGCACCAGCCAGCAGCAACTGGTAGCCATTGCCAAGGCCCTGGTGCGCCGGCCCAAGATCCTGGTTCTTGATGAGCCCACATCTGCTTTGACCGAAGCTGAGGCTAAAAATCTGCTCGAGCTATTACTGAAGCTGAAAACTGAGGGTGTATCCTGTATTTATATTTCCCACAAACTGGATGAAGTCTTTGCCATTGCCGACAGGATCACCGTGTTACGCGACGGCCGGACCATTGCCACCTATGAACGCCAGGCTGTCGACCCGGAACGGGTAGTGGAAGATATGGTGGGCCGCAAGATTACCAATATGTACCCCAAAGTCGAAGTTACCCCTGGCCCGGAAGCCCTGCGGGTAGAACATTTAACGGTTCCCCACCCGCTGGCCGCACAGAAAAATATTATTGAGGACGTCAGCTTTGCTGTCCGGAAGGGGGAGATCCTCGGCCTGGCGGGGCTAGTTGGCTCGGGCCGGAGTGAACTGGTCAATGCTATTTTTGGCGCCCTGCCCACCCGGGGCGAGCCGGCCATTTACCTGGAAGGCCGACCGGTTAAAATTAAAAATCCCTTCCACGCCATTCAACTGGGCCTGGGGTTAGTTAGTGAAGACCGGCGGCGCTCCGGCTTTGTCGGCACCATGAATATCCGCCAGAATATCTCCCTGGCTAGTTTAGGGAAAATCTCCCGGCGCGGCTTTATCATCCCTAGCAAGGAAATGAAAGAAGTCGGCCGGCTGGTCCGGCAGCTCCAAATCAAAGCTCCCAGCGCCGAAAAAAGTATCCTGGCTTTAAGCGGCGGCAACCAGCAAAAAGTAGTGCTGGCCAAGTGGCTCATGCGGGACGTGAAAGTGCTTTTCCTGGATGAACCCACCCGGGGGATTGACGTCGGGGCCAAGGTCGAGATTTATAACTTGATTACCACCTTGGCCCGTAATGGGGTAGCCATTATTATGATTTCTTCAGAACTGCCGGAACTGCTTTCCATGTGCGACCGCTTCCTCGTCCTGGCTAAAGGTAAAATTCAGGATGAATTTTGGCGTCATGAGGCCAGCCAGGAGCGGGTTATGCGGGCAGCCACCGGGCTGCTGGCCTAA
- a CDS encoding IS1634 family transposase has product MFPRIITTRRGGHTYHYLVLVESYREKGKVKQRQVGHLGNIDQYSQEEIQRLINKLREFLKEDELGTVKDLQTFGTKHYGIPYVVNFFWERLDLDAFFKNYLQNRQVEMDVALCTKIMILNRLIAPKSKLGVSQWLRQIYLPELEEKQPELHHFYRTLDVLEEMKDYLERHLYNRLTDLLSYQLNLVFYDLTSSYFEGTHCPLARFGYSRDHRPDCRQINIGLLVTPEGMPIAHQVFEGNIPDKVTVAGAIEQLKQKFAIKSCIFVGDRGMLTSHNLEELKEANFRYILGFHKRGREVSDELLARYQNLEEYQLIDGDNPLFYVEVPPEQVQAPPKENLVEGEEEEKENFEPPVRYILCHNPLKAQEDYEFRVKAIEEARIKLQELKDRLARETPRRGRKPTTKGVMLKAAAILNKKGLAPIFDITYDGKSFNFEINEPALAKEALRDGKFLIQTNADLPAEEVIAAYKNLLQVETAFRHIKDFIRLRPIYHYNESRVKGHIFICVLAYLFEKWLEVIHRRYIEDEIFKAKQIPDPESQERELRRWKVAHKSGRRILELLEEIKAVDQQFLDKRIYSITQPGQSQSELLKILGLPLPPKILTFR; this is encoded by the coding sequence TTGTTCCCCCGTATTATCACTACCAGGCGCGGCGGCCATACCTACCATTATCTGGTCCTGGTAGAATCCTACCGGGAAAAAGGCAAGGTAAAACAGCGCCAGGTTGGGCATTTAGGCAACATCGACCAGTATTCCCAGGAAGAGATACAGCGGCTTATTAATAAACTGCGGGAATTCCTTAAGGAAGATGAGCTGGGCACTGTTAAGGACCTCCAGACCTTCGGCACCAAGCATTATGGTATCCCCTATGTGGTGAATTTTTTCTGGGAGCGACTGGACCTGGACGCCTTCTTTAAAAACTATCTCCAAAATCGTCAAGTAGAGATGGATGTGGCCTTATGCACCAAGATTATGATTTTAAACCGCCTCATCGCTCCTAAAAGCAAGCTTGGAGTATCCCAATGGTTAAGGCAAATTTACCTGCCGGAACTGGAAGAGAAACAGCCTGAGTTGCATCATTTTTACCGTACTCTTGACGTCCTGGAAGAAATGAAGGATTATCTGGAACGCCACTTGTACAACCGGCTTACGGATCTCTTGAGTTATCAGCTTAACCTGGTGTTTTACGACTTGACCAGCAGCTACTTTGAAGGTACCCATTGCCCCCTGGCCAGGTTCGGTTATTCCCGCGACCACCGGCCGGACTGCCGGCAAATTAATATTGGCCTCCTGGTGACTCCGGAAGGCATGCCTATTGCCCACCAGGTATTTGAAGGTAATATACCTGATAAAGTAACCGTGGCTGGCGCCATCGAACAACTTAAGCAAAAGTTTGCCATCAAGAGCTGTATTTTCGTGGGCGACCGGGGTATGCTGACCAGTCATAATTTAGAAGAACTCAAGGAGGCTAACTTCCGTTATATCCTGGGCTTTCATAAACGCGGCCGGGAAGTGAGCGATGAACTACTGGCCAGGTACCAAAACCTCGAAGAATACCAGCTAATAGACGGCGATAACCCCCTCTTTTATGTGGAAGTACCACCAGAGCAGGTACAGGCTCCCCCTAAAGAAAACTTGGTAGAGGGAGAAGAGGAAGAAAAGGAAAACTTCGAGCCTCCGGTTCGCTATATCCTTTGCCACAATCCTCTCAAAGCCCAAGAGGATTATGAATTTCGGGTCAAAGCGATAGAAGAAGCCAGGATAAAATTGCAAGAGCTGAAAGACAGGCTGGCCCGGGAAACCCCGCGGCGGGGGCGCAAGCCTACCACAAAAGGAGTCATGCTTAAAGCAGCTGCTATCCTTAACAAGAAGGGCCTTGCTCCAATTTTTGATATTACTTATGACGGCAAGTCTTTCAACTTTGAAATTAATGAGCCGGCTCTGGCTAAAGAGGCTTTGCGGGACGGCAAATTTTTAATCCAGACTAATGCTGACCTGCCAGCTGAGGAGGTAATTGCCGCCTATAAAAACCTGCTCCAGGTAGAAACCGCCTTTCGCCATATCAAGGACTTCATTCGCTTGAGGCCTATCTACCACTACAACGAAAGTCGGGTTAAGGGACACATCTTTATATGTGTGCTGGCTTATCTCTTTGAAAAATGGCTGGAGGTGATACATCGCCGATATATTGAAGATGAGATTTTTAAGGCGAAACAAATCCCTGATCCTGAAAGTCAAGAAAGAGAGTTACGCCGCTGGAAGGTTGCCCATAAAAGCGGCCGCCGTATCCTGGAATTATTAGAAGAGATAAAGGCTGTTGACCAGCAGTTTCTTGATAAGCGGATTTATAGTATCACCCAGCCCGGACAAAGCCAGAGTGAATTGTTAAAAATTTTGGGCCTTCCACTTCCACCTAAAATTTTAACCTTCAGGTAG
- a CDS encoding sugar-binding protein, which yields MLSKKRIIALLFMLAMIATMIAGCGQKSNQQSNSATGSKDKQLRLVFVTPLIGHPVWLVAKEGFDDAAKKFGFQGDWVGPQGIDANAMIQQIENAIASKADGIITMALNPEAFQPVLEKAQKAGIPVVIVNSDAPNAPRLAYIGTDEKNLGTIGAKEIIKKLNGTPAKVITMQSTMDAKVANKMREAYEEELKKTPGTEILARESDNSDMMVAVQKFQNLLRTYPQANVIIGVAAEVGPAAAKVVEEMGLKDKVTIVAIDDMKETVDYIKSGVIYGTLTQNFYRMGYQAAQLLVENIKEGKKPAQQVIDSGTIFVTKDNLDTYKEQMKKW from the coding sequence ATGCTTAGCAAAAAGAGGATTATTGCTTTATTGTTCATGTTGGCCATGATAGCTACTATGATAGCAGGTTGTGGTCAAAAAAGTAACCAACAAAGTAATAGCGCTACTGGATCCAAAGACAAGCAATTACGCCTCGTATTTGTTACACCTTTAATTGGCCATCCTGTATGGCTGGTAGCCAAGGAAGGTTTTGACGATGCTGCGAAAAAGTTTGGCTTCCAGGGTGACTGGGTAGGACCTCAGGGCATTGATGCCAATGCCATGATCCAGCAAATTGAAAACGCCATTGCCTCTAAAGCTGATGGCATCATTACCATGGCCCTCAACCCTGAGGCTTTCCAGCCGGTGCTAGAGAAGGCCCAGAAGGCCGGCATACCGGTGGTGATAGTTAATTCTGATGCCCCTAATGCGCCCAGGCTGGCTTATATTGGTACCGATGAAAAGAATTTAGGAACGATCGGCGCTAAAGAAATAATCAAAAAGCTAAATGGGACACCTGCCAAAGTAATTACCATGCAGAGTACTATGGATGCTAAAGTGGCTAATAAAATGAGGGAAGCCTACGAAGAAGAATTAAAGAAGACGCCGGGAACAGAAATTTTAGCCCGGGAATCTGACAACAGTGATATGATGGTCGCGGTACAGAAGTTCCAGAACCTCTTGCGCACTTACCCCCAGGCCAATGTTATTATCGGTGTAGCGGCGGAAGTAGGACCAGCAGCAGCTAAAGTAGTTGAGGAAATGGGCCTGAAAGATAAAGTAACTATTGTCGCCATTGACGATATGAAGGAAACGGTGGATTACATTAAAAGTGGGGTTATCTATGGTACTTTAACCCAGAACTTTTATCGTATGGGTTACCAGGCCGCCCAGCTGCTGGTGGAAAACATCAAGGAAGGTAAAAAGCCGGCCCAGCAGGTCATAGACTCCGGGACAATCTTTGTTACTAAGGATAACTTAGATACCTATAAAGAGCAAATGAAGAAATGGTAA
- a CDS encoding uroporphyrinogen decarboxylase family protein encodes MNSLTRALKTINLEMPDRVPVDLHSFAVAAYSTGKPFGEVFKNGKLMAEAQLKLWERFGHDVILLENGTTAMAEAMGCMVAYPDDIPPKVVEPALKRLEDVEKLTLPDPGSTATLPQLLIATRRVVEELGQEVFIMGRADQGPFSLAALVRGIDNFLLDLALGTQKELIHQLLEVCTQAVIRLALAQLEAGAHGTSIGDSLAGPSLISPAMYMEYAFPYEKKVVEAVKTAGGIVALHICGDTTAIVDKMVETGAQILEIDEKTDLLKARSASQGKCCLLGQVSPTALRNEPPAEIERLARRAIEIAGLNGGLILGPGCAMAADTPAANIEALVKTARIYGQYENTLGGRANAV; translated from the coding sequence ATGAATTCCTTAACGCGTGCCTTAAAGACCATCAATTTAGAAATGCCTGACCGGGTGCCGGTAGACCTCCATTCCTTTGCTGTCGCTGCTTATAGTACTGGCAAGCCTTTCGGCGAAGTGTTTAAAAATGGCAAGTTGATGGCTGAAGCCCAGTTAAAGCTATGGGAGCGCTTTGGGCATGATGTAATCCTCCTGGAAAACGGGACAACAGCCATGGCCGAAGCCATGGGTTGCATGGTTGCTTACCCTGACGATATACCGCCCAAGGTAGTGGAACCGGCTTTAAAACGTTTAGAAGATGTGGAAAAATTAACCTTACCTGATCCCGGCAGTACAGCCACCCTGCCGCAGCTTTTAATAGCTACCCGGCGGGTAGTAGAAGAACTCGGCCAGGAAGTATTTATTATGGGCCGGGCTGACCAGGGACCCTTTTCCCTGGCAGCCCTGGTGCGGGGTATTGACAACTTCCTGCTGGATTTAGCCCTGGGTACCCAGAAGGAACTGATTCACCAGTTGTTGGAAGTCTGCACCCAGGCTGTTATCCGTCTGGCCCTGGCTCAGCTGGAAGCTGGCGCCCATGGCACCTCCATTGGTGACAGCCTGGCCGGACCCAGCTTAATTTCCCCGGCCATGTATATGGAGTATGCTTTCCCCTATGAGAAAAAGGTGGTGGAGGCTGTAAAGACCGCTGGCGGGATTGTTGCCTTGCATATCTGTGGTGATACCACAGCGATTGTTGACAAAATGGTAGAAACTGGTGCCCAAATTTTAGAGATTGACGAAAAAACCGATTTACTGAAAGCCAGGAGCGCCAGCCAGGGAAAGTGCTGCCTCCTGGGGCAAGTATCGCCGACGGCCCTGCGTAATGAACCCCCGGCTGAGATTGAGCGCCTGGCCAGGCGGGCCATTGAAATCGCCGGCCTTAACGGCGGCTTAATCCTTGGTCCCGGCTGCGCCATGGCTGCCGATACCCCGGCAGCCAACATTGAAGCCCTGGTCAAGACGGCGAGAATTTACGGGCAATATGAGAACACGTTGGGAGGAAGAGCCAATGCTGTCTAA
- a CDS encoding FmdB family zinc ribbon protein: MTAKTADSKIVTVKIVGVNGVPTYDFRCQECGERFTVKMSWKDKDKATCPACGSQKLQQLFTGITILGGSSGGGSCTAPAGSRFS, encoded by the coding sequence TTGACAGCGAAAACTGCTGATAGTAAAATAGTTACGGTAAAAATAGTGGGGGTGAACGGCGTGCCAACCTACGATTTCCGCTGCCAGGAGTGCGGTGAACGTTTTACCGTGAAGATGTCCTGGAAGGATAAAGATAAAGCCACCTGCCCCGCCTGCGGCAGCCAGAAGCTGCAGCAGCTCTTTACCGGGATTACCATCCTGGGCGGCAGCAGCGGTGGCGGCAGCTGCACGGCGCCGGCCGGCAGCCGCTTCAGCTGA